A genome region from Schlesneria paludicola DSM 18645 includes the following:
- a CDS encoding catalase family protein — protein MDKSPLAPIPYAESIETIPSDEADNITQAVQRLESILCGNQTGRKEIHGQIHAKTHAHAQAEFRILSNLPPELSQGLFSCERAYRAEVRFSNSATQPQADYIPDGRGIAIKVLEVYGPRAVAGADVRWSQDFLMVNHPSFFASDIREFLRLEEILTEESDSTLKKLQKAVTGGDWNPLNWHWRTASTAFQNASHLPMHPASYTYFSMAPIRFGAYVAKYRVKPSGDLSASVIDIVSKLGQQADAMRLMLEETLANQQILFEFQVQLRTSSETMPVEDASVEWPESQSPYRTVALLVIPRQDVRIQSETKNPRPHTFSVWNALEDHRPLGGINRLRRAVYPRSAAQRSSETSMQTDR, from the coding sequence ATGGACAAATCGCCGCTAGCGCCAATCCCCTATGCTGAGTCCATCGAAACCATTCCGTCCGATGAAGCGGACAACATCACTCAAGCGGTCCAACGTTTGGAGTCGATCCTGTGCGGGAATCAGACGGGGCGTAAAGAAATCCACGGGCAGATTCATGCCAAAACGCACGCTCACGCGCAAGCAGAATTTCGTATCCTTTCAAATCTTCCGCCAGAGCTGTCACAAGGCCTCTTTTCCTGTGAACGTGCCTACAGGGCTGAAGTCCGCTTTTCCAACTCAGCAACACAGCCGCAGGCGGATTACATTCCGGACGGTCGCGGGATTGCGATCAAGGTGCTTGAGGTGTACGGCCCACGCGCGGTGGCAGGCGCTGATGTTCGATGGTCCCAGGATTTTTTGATGGTGAATCATCCGTCGTTTTTTGCCAGTGACATTCGCGAGTTCTTGCGACTCGAAGAAATCCTGACGGAAGAAAGCGATTCGACCCTCAAAAAACTTCAGAAAGCCGTCACCGGGGGCGATTGGAACCCACTCAATTGGCACTGGCGAACCGCGTCAACGGCATTCCAGAACGCCAGCCATCTGCCAATGCATCCGGCAAGTTATACCTATTTCAGCATGGCTCCAATTCGTTTCGGAGCGTATGTCGCAAAATATCGTGTCAAACCTTCCGGTGATCTTTCGGCTTCGGTCATTGATATCGTGTCGAAGCTAGGTCAGCAAGCTGATGCCATGCGATTAATGCTCGAAGAGACGTTGGCAAATCAACAAATCCTGTTCGAATTCCAAGTTCAACTCCGGACATCCAGTGAAACGATGCCTGTTGAAGACGCCTCGGTTGAGTGGCCCGAATCACAGTCGCCCTATCGAACCGTTGCCCTCCTGGTGATTCCTCGCCAAGACGTCCGAATTCAGTCAGAAACAAAGAACCCGCGCCCACACACATTTAGCGTTTGGAATGCACTCGAAGATCATCGTCCGCTCGGAGGCATCAATCGACTACGACGAGCGGTCTATCCACGATCCGCTGCTCAACGTTCATCTGAAACAAGTATGCAGACGGACAGATAG